A genomic stretch from Actinomycetota bacterium includes:
- a CDS encoding 3-isopropylmalate dehydratase large subunit, whose product MGMTIAEKVFSSHCGREVRAGELVVAEVDFMMGQDGTSPLAIKAFRELGGDKVNDPARVALVIDHSSPSPLEGVSNLHAMMRAFAAEQEIGIYDIGCGVCHCLLPERGHVAPGDIVIGADSHTTTYGAINAFSTGVGSTDLAAAMLTGRLWFKVPPTLRLELHGQLQEGVYSKDVALFLAGQLTADGATYLAVEYGGEVISALSVEARFTISNMAVEMGAKAGLMEADAKTMEWVSGRVSRPFTPAAPDQDAAYEKTEEFDLSGLVPQVAEPHRVDSVRPVEEVEGTPVQEAVIGTCTNGRLEDLEVAARILAGRRVSPEVRLIVAPASCRVFLDAMEKGIVKQLIEAGAVFVTPGCGPCVGTHNGVPSDGERVISTANRNFKGRMGNAEAFIYLASPATVAASAVAGKITDPRRML is encoded by the coding sequence ATGGGGATGACCATTGCGGAGAAGGTGTTCTCCAGCCACTGCGGCCGCGAGGTGCGGGCAGGAGAACTGGTGGTCGCCGAGGTCGATTTCATGATGGGCCAGGACGGCACCTCCCCCCTGGCCATCAAGGCCTTCCGCGAACTGGGCGGGGATAAAGTGAACGACCCGGCGCGGGTGGCCCTGGTCATAGACCACAGCTCCCCCAGCCCCCTGGAGGGCGTCTCCAACCTGCACGCCATGATGCGCGCCTTCGCGGCGGAGCAGGAAATCGGCATTTACGACATAGGGTGCGGCGTCTGCCACTGCCTGCTGCCCGAGCGGGGGCACGTGGCGCCCGGTGACATCGTCATCGGCGCCGACTCCCATACCACCACCTACGGGGCCATCAACGCCTTCTCGACCGGGGTGGGCTCCACCGACCTGGCCGCGGCCATGCTCACCGGCAGACTGTGGTTCAAGGTCCCGCCCACCCTGCGCCTGGAGCTGCATGGGCAGCTGCAGGAGGGGGTCTACTCCAAGGACGTGGCCCTCTTCCTCGCCGGTCAGCTCACCGCCGACGGCGCCACCTACCTGGCGGTGGAGTACGGTGGCGAGGTCATCAGCGCGCTGAGCGTGGAGGCCCGCTTCACCATCTCCAACATGGCGGTGGAGATGGGGGCCAAGGCGGGTCTCATGGAGGCCGACGCCAAGACCATGGAGTGGGTGTCCGGCCGCGTCTCACGCCCCTTCACGCCCGCGGCACCCGACCAGGACGCCGCCTACGAGAAGACCGAGGAGTTCGACCTCTCGGGCCTGGTGCCGCAGGTGGCCGAGCCCCACCGCGTGGACAGCGTGAGGCCGGTGGAGGAGGTGGAGGGCACCCCCGTCCAGGAGGCGGTCATCGGCACCTGTACCAACGGACGCCTGGAGGACCTGGAGGTGGCGGCGCGCATCCTGGCCGGGCGCAGGGTGAGCCCGGAGGTGCGCCTCATCGTGGCGCCCGCCTCCTGCCGGGTGTTCCTGGACGCCATGGAGAAGGGGATCGTGAAGCAGCTCATCGAGGCGGGAGCGGTCTTCGTCACGCCGGGCTGCGGGCCCTGCGTGGGCACCCACAACGGTGTGCCCTCGGACGGCGAGAGGGTGATCTCCACCGCCAACCGCAACTTCAAGGGGCGTATGGGCAATGCCGAGGCCTTCATCTACCTGGCCAGCCCGGCAACGGTGGCGGCGAGCGCGGTGGCCGGAAAGATAACCGATCCACGCCGCATGTTGTAG
- a CDS encoding 3-isopropylmalate dehydratase small subunit produces MVLRGRAHIFGDDVNTDYIISGKYKFKTLDMDELACHCMEDVDPDFSTRVQPGDFIVAGGNFGCGSSREQAPLVIKHAGVSAVLARSFARIFFRNAINKGLPAVECDTSGIEAGDELEVDLASGRVANLTRGTEMAITPLPAVMMDILTEGGLTEYLKRHGGFEL; encoded by the coding sequence ATGGTACTCAGGGGCAGGGCACACATCTTCGGCGACGACGTTAACACCGATTACATAATCTCCGGCAAATACAAGTTCAAGACGCTGGACATGGACGAACTGGCCTGCCACTGCATGGAGGACGTGGACCCGGACTTCAGCACCCGGGTGCAGCCGGGTGACTTCATCGTGGCCGGCGGGAATTTCGGCTGCGGCTCGTCGCGGGAGCAAGCGCCCCTGGTCATCAAGCACGCCGGCGTCAGCGCCGTGCTGGCCCGTTCCTTCGCGCGCATCTTCTTCCGCAACGCCATCAACAAGGGGCTGCCGGCGGTGGAATGCGACACCTCCGGCATCGAGGCCGGCGACGAGCTGGAGGTGGACCTGGCCAGCGGCAGGGTCGCCAACCTGACCCGGGGCACGGAGATGGCGATAACCCCGCTGCCCGCGGTGATGATGGACATCCTCACCGAGGGCGGGCTTACCGAGTACCTCAAGAGACATGGAGGATTCGAGCTATGA
- a CDS encoding isocitrate/isopropylmalate dehydrogenase family protein translates to MRTVTLIPGDGIGPDIVEACRRIIEAAGVEIAWDVQDAGAGVMEKYGTPLPTHVLDSIRANRVAMKGPITTPVGSGFRSINVALRKELDLYANLRPARSIEGVKSPYRDIDLVVVRENTEDLYAGIERQVDADTAESIKLITRGASERICRFAFEYARREGRHKVTAVHKANILKFTDGLFLEVARYVATDYPDIEFEDRIVDNMAMQLVQKPHIYDVLVLPNLYGDIISDLCAGLVGGLGVAPSANIGEGIQVFEPVHGSAPKYTGMNKVNPTAQILTGVLMLHHIGEEEAARRIYDATTAVIAEKKTVTYDLGGEAGTSEMADAIIARLQS, encoded by the coding sequence ATGAGAACTGTCACCCTGATACCCGGCGACGGCATAGGGCCGGATATCGTCGAGGCCTGCCGCAGGATCATCGAGGCGGCGGGGGTGGAGATCGCCTGGGACGTGCAGGACGCGGGCGCCGGCGTGATGGAGAAGTACGGCACCCCTCTCCCCACCCACGTGCTGGACTCCATCCGCGCCAACAGGGTGGCCATGAAAGGCCCCATAACCACCCCCGTGGGCTCTGGTTTCCGCAGCATCAACGTGGCGCTGCGCAAGGAACTGGACCTCTACGCCAACCTGCGCCCCGCCAGGAGCATCGAGGGGGTCAAGTCGCCGTACCGGGATATCGACCTGGTGGTGGTGAGGGAGAACACCGAGGACCTATACGCCGGCATCGAGAGGCAGGTGGACGCGGACACCGCGGAGAGCATCAAGCTCATCACCCGCGGGGCCTCCGAGCGCATATGCCGCTTCGCCTTCGAGTATGCCCGCAGGGAGGGCAGGCACAAGGTCACGGCGGTGCACAAGGCCAACATCCTCAAGTTCACCGACGGGCTCTTCCTGGAGGTAGCGCGCTACGTCGCCACCGACTACCCGGACATCGAGTTCGAGGACCGCATCGTGGACAACATGGCCATGCAGCTGGTGCAGAAACCCCACATCTACGACGTGCTGGTGCTCCCCAACCTCTACGGCGACATCATCTCCGACCTCTGCGCCGGCCTGGTGGGAGGCCTGGGGGTCGCACCCAGCGCCAATATCGGCGAGGGGATACAGGTCTTCGAACCGGTGCACGGCAGCGCCCCCAAGTACACCGGCATGAACAAGGTCAACCCCACCGCCCAGATCCTCACCGGCGTGCTCATGCTGCACCACATCGGGGAGGAGGAGGCGGCGCGGCGCATCTACGACGCCACCACGGCGGTGATCGCGGAGAAGAAGACGGTCACCTACGACCTGGGGGGCGAGGCCGGCACCTCGGAGATGGCCGACGCCATCATCGCCAGGCTCCAGTCCTGA
- the ilvD gene encoding dihydroxy-acid dehydratase, which translates to MELISDSAKKGLARAPHRSLLKGIGYTDHEIAQPWVGIACAANEVIPGHTHLQQVADAVKAGVYMAGGTPMQFGVIGICDGIAMGHAGMHYSLPSRENIADSVEMMARAQAFDALVLVTNCDKIDPGMLMAAARVNIPAVVVSGGPMLAGRHRGRDVDFITVMEAQGAVEAGRMEPEELAELEDEGCPGCGSCAGLFTANSMNCLTEAIGMGLPGNGTIPAVHAARLRLAKQAGMAVMEMLRLGRRPRDIITPASLRNALAVDMAIGGSSNTVLHLLAIAYEAGLELDLETMQEICDATPNLARISPAGEGRHHMQDLHEAGGIPAVMGELSRKGLIDLDAPCVGADRIGDIIAGRATLDPEVLRPVDDPYMPTGGLAILAGNLAPEGAVVKQSAVPDNLLRHRGPARVFDGEEEAVEAMLAGRINAGDVIVVRYEGPRGGPGMREMLNPTATLAGMGMSGEVALITDGRFSGGSRGAAVGHISPEAAQGGPIALVREGDTIELDIPGRRIELEVDEAEMRRRAEGWERPAPKVTEGALAEYALRVSSASRGAVRLRLEECQ; encoded by the coding sequence ATGGAACTTATCAGTGATTCCGCTAAGAAAGGCCTGGCGAGGGCCCCTCACCGCTCCCTGCTCAAGGGCATCGGCTATACCGACCACGAGATCGCGCAACCCTGGGTGGGGATCGCCTGCGCCGCCAATGAGGTCATACCCGGCCATACCCACCTGCAGCAGGTCGCGGACGCGGTGAAAGCTGGCGTGTACATGGCGGGCGGCACCCCCATGCAGTTCGGGGTCATCGGCATCTGCGACGGCATCGCCATGGGCCATGCGGGCATGCATTACTCGCTGCCCTCGCGCGAGAACATAGCGGACAGCGTGGAGATGATGGCCCGGGCCCAGGCCTTCGACGCCCTGGTACTGGTGACCAACTGCGACAAGATCGACCCCGGCATGCTCATGGCGGCGGCGCGGGTGAACATACCGGCGGTGGTGGTGAGCGGCGGGCCCATGCTCGCGGGCAGGCACCGCGGCCGCGACGTGGACTTCATCACCGTCATGGAGGCCCAGGGCGCGGTGGAGGCGGGCCGCATGGAGCCGGAGGAGCTGGCCGAGCTCGAGGACGAGGGCTGCCCCGGCTGCGGCAGCTGCGCCGGACTCTTCACCGCCAACTCCATGAACTGCCTCACCGAGGCCATCGGCATGGGCCTTCCCGGCAACGGCACCATCCCCGCCGTGCACGCCGCGCGGCTGCGCCTGGCCAAGCAGGCGGGCATGGCGGTCATGGAGATGCTGCGCCTGGGGCGCAGGCCGCGGGATATCATCACCCCCGCCTCCCTGCGCAACGCCCTCGCGGTGGACATGGCCATCGGCGGCTCCTCCAACACCGTCCTCCACCTCCTGGCCATCGCCTATGAGGCGGGCCTGGAGCTGGACCTGGAGACCATGCAGGAGATATGCGACGCCACGCCAAACCTGGCGCGCATCAGTCCCGCGGGGGAGGGGCGCCATCACATGCAGGACCTCCACGAGGCCGGGGGCATACCGGCGGTAATGGGGGAGCTGTCCCGGAAAGGGCTGATCGACCTGGACGCCCCCTGCGTGGGAGCGGACCGCATCGGGGACATCATCGCGGGCAGGGCCACCCTCGACCCCGAGGTGCTGCGGCCGGTTGACGACCCCTACATGCCCACGGGTGGGCTTGCCATCCTCGCGGGCAACCTGGCCCCCGAGGGGGCGGTGGTCAAGCAGTCCGCGGTGCCGGACAACCTGCTGCGACACCGCGGCCCGGCACGCGTCTTCGACGGCGAGGAGGAAGCGGTGGAGGCCATGCTGGCTGGGCGTATAAACGCGGGCGACGTCATAGTGGTGCGCTACGAGGGGCCGCGGGGCGGCCCCGGCATGCGCGAGATGCTCAACCCCACCGCAACCCTGGCCGGCATGGGGATGTCAGGCGAGGTGGCGCTGATCACCGACGGCCGCTTCTCGGGAGGCTCGCGCGGGGCGGCGGTAGGGCATATCTCCCCCGAGGCGGCGCAGGGCGGCCCCATCGCCCTGGTCCGGGAGGGGGACACCATAGAACTGGATATCCCGGGCCGGCGCATCGAGCTCGAGGTGGACGAGGCGGAGATGCGCCGCCGGGCGGAAGGATGGGAGCGGCCCGCCCCCAAGGTGACGGAGGGCGCGCTGGCGGAGTACGCGCTGCGCGTCTCCAGCGCCAGCCGGGGGGCGGTACGGCTGAGGCTGGAGGAATGTCAGTAA
- the ilvB gene encoding biosynthetic-type acetolactate synthase large subunit — translation MVRVKVTGARALVKSLEDEGVEILFGIPGGVMLPVFDELAASKIRKVLTRHEQGAAHAADGYARVTGRVGVCMSTSGPGATNLVTGIANAYMDSVPMVAITGQVATNLIGTDAFQEADTTGITLPIAKHNYLVKDPADIPDVVQEAFYIARTGRPGPVVIDLPVDVSRGELDYRRREHPELRGYKPTYKGHKKQIKMAARAVLESHSPVIYVGGGAITAGATAELKRLATSNKIYVTHTLMGKGAFPESHRLSLGMLGMHGTRCANYAICDTDLIIAVGARFDDRITGKLSEFAPKATVVHIDIDPAEISKNVRAHIPIVGDAKQILKELEAAITEMGSEVQTPDRREWNALVDDWKKKYPLTYDRNTGLKPQYVVEKIHEVTGGDAIICTEVGQNQMWAAQYYPMEKPRRFVTSGGLGTMGFGFPASIGAQMGRPKDMVFDIAGDGSFMMTMQEMATAVLEGTPVKVAILNNGYLGMVRQWQQLFYNRTYSCSCLEREEESPDFVALAEAFGAKGIRVTDPALVEAAVVEAIESDCPVLIDFRVDPEENVYPMVAPGAPLYDMIGDMLYPVEKIHPEKAEEPFL, via the coding sequence GTGGTGAGGGTGAAAGTCACGGGAGCGAGGGCGCTGGTCAAGAGCCTCGAGGACGAGGGCGTGGAGATACTCTTCGGCATCCCCGGGGGCGTTATGCTACCGGTATTCGATGAGCTTGCGGCCAGCAAGATACGCAAGGTGCTCACCCGCCACGAACAGGGAGCGGCCCATGCCGCCGACGGCTATGCCCGGGTCACCGGCCGCGTGGGGGTATGCATGTCCACGTCCGGCCCCGGCGCCACCAACCTGGTGACCGGCATCGCCAACGCCTACATGGACTCCGTGCCCATGGTGGCCATAACCGGACAGGTGGCCACCAACCTCATCGGCACTGACGCTTTTCAGGAGGCGGACACCACCGGCATCACCCTGCCCATAGCCAAGCACAACTACCTGGTCAAGGACCCGGCCGACATCCCCGACGTGGTGCAGGAGGCCTTCTATATCGCGCGCACCGGGAGGCCTGGACCGGTGGTCATCGACCTCCCGGTGGACGTCTCCCGCGGCGAGCTGGATTACCGGCGCCGCGAGCATCCCGAACTGCGCGGGTACAAACCGACTTACAAGGGGCACAAGAAGCAGATCAAGATGGCCGCCCGCGCCGTGCTCGAGTCGCACAGTCCGGTCATCTACGTGGGCGGTGGCGCCATAACCGCCGGGGCCACGGCGGAGCTTAAGAGACTGGCCACGTCCAACAAGATCTACGTGACCCACACCCTCATGGGCAAGGGCGCCTTCCCGGAGAGCCACCGCCTCTCCCTGGGCATGCTGGGCATGCACGGCACCCGCTGCGCCAACTACGCCATCTGCGATACCGACCTCATCATCGCCGTAGGAGCCCGTTTCGACGACCGCATCACCGGCAAACTCTCGGAATTCGCCCCCAAGGCGACGGTGGTCCATATCGATATAGACCCCGCCGAGATAAGCAAGAACGTGCGCGCCCACATCCCCATCGTGGGCGACGCGAAACAGATACTGAAGGAACTGGAGGCGGCCATCACCGAGATGGGCTCCGAGGTGCAAACACCGGACCGGCGCGAATGGAACGCCCTGGTGGACGACTGGAAGAAGAAGTACCCCCTGACCTACGACCGCAATACTGGCCTCAAACCCCAGTACGTGGTGGAGAAGATCCACGAGGTGACCGGGGGCGACGCCATCATCTGCACCGAGGTGGGCCAGAACCAGATGTGGGCGGCGCAGTACTACCCCATGGAGAAGCCGCGGCGCTTCGTCACCTCGGGGGGATTGGGGACAATGGGGTTCGGTTTTCCCGCTTCCATCGGCGCCCAGATGGGACGGCCCAAAGACATGGTCTTCGACATCGCCGGGGACGGCAGCTTCATGATGACCATGCAGGAGATGGCCACGGCGGTGCTCGAGGGCACGCCGGTGAAGGTGGCAATCCTCAACAACGGTTACCTGGGCATGGTCCGCCAGTGGCAGCAGCTGTTCTACAACCGCACCTATTCCTGCTCCTGCCTGGAGCGAGAAGAGGAGAGCCCGGATTTCGTGGCCCTGGCGGAGGCCTTTGGGGCCAAGGGGATCCGGGTGACCGATCCTGCCCTGGTGGAGGCGGCCGTCGTGGAGGCCATCGAGAGCGACTGCCCGGTGCTCATCGACTTCCGCGTGGACCCGGAGGAGAACGTCTATCCCATGGTCGCACCGGGCGCTCCCCTCTACGACATGATCGGAGACATGCTCTACCCGGTGGAGAAGATCCACCCCGAGAAGGCCGAAGAGCCGTTCCTCTAG
- the ilvN gene encoding acetolactate synthase small subunit, which translates to MKHTLSVLVENKPGVLARVAELFSRRGFNIESLAVGTTQRPDISRMTIVVDVEEHSLEQVRKQLHKLINVIEIVDLDPESSVAREMIMAKIKADPENRSEVIEIVDIFRGNIVDVSRESITVEVTGNASKLAAFEDLVKPYGIKELVRTGKVALPRGK; encoded by the coding sequence ATGAAACACACGCTTTCGGTTCTGGTCGAGAACAAGCCCGGAGTGCTGGCGAGGGTGGCGGAGCTCTTCTCCCGCCGGGGGTTCAACATCGAGAGCCTGGCGGTGGGGACCACCCAGAGGCCGGACATCTCGCGCATGACCATCGTGGTGGACGTGGAGGAGCACTCCCTGGAGCAGGTGCGCAAGCAGCTGCATAAGCTCATCAACGTCATCGAGATCGTCGACCTCGACCCCGAGAGTTCGGTGGCGAGGGAGATGATCATGGCCAAGATCAAGGCCGACCCGGAGAACCGATCCGAGGTCATCGAGATCGTGGACATATTCCGGGGAAACATAGTCGATGTATCGCGTGAGAGCATCACCGTGGAGGTCACCGGCAACGCCTCGAAACTGGCGGCCTTCGAGGACCTGGTCAAACCATACGGTATCAAGGAGCTGGTGCGGACGGGCAAGGTGGCCCTTCCACGGGGGAAATAG
- the ilvC gene encoding ketol-acid reductoisomerase: protein MAEIYYEKDADLSLLNGKTVAVIGYGSQGHAHALNLRDSGVKVVVGLREADPDVAKAKEAGFEVLGLAEAAAAGDIVVMLVPDQFQKEVYENSVRPGLAKGNALFFAHGFNIHFNQIIPPSDIDVIMVAPKGPGHIVRRMYEEGSGVPSLVAVHQDYTGNALATGLAYARGLGATRAGVIRTTFEEETETDLFGEQCVLCGGVTELVRAGFDTLVEAGYQPEIAYFECLHELKLIVDLIYERGISYMRYSISDTAEYGDLTRGRRIITEETRQEMRNILEEIVSGKFAGEWILENQAGRPAYNALRRRDAEHLIESVGRELRSMMSWLPQE, encoded by the coding sequence ATGGCGGAGATATATTACGAGAAAGACGCGGACCTCTCCCTGCTGAACGGGAAGACGGTGGCCGTGATCGGATATGGCAGCCAGGGACACGCCCATGCCCTCAACCTGAGGGATTCCGGCGTCAAGGTGGTTGTAGGCCTGCGCGAGGCGGACCCCGACGTCGCCAAGGCGAAGGAGGCCGGTTTCGAGGTGCTGGGGCTGGCCGAGGCCGCCGCGGCGGGAGACATCGTGGTCATGCTGGTGCCGGACCAGTTCCAGAAGGAGGTCTACGAAAACAGCGTCAGGCCGGGCCTCGCGAAGGGGAACGCCCTCTTCTTCGCCCACGGCTTCAACATCCACTTCAACCAGATCATCCCGCCTTCCGACATCGACGTGATCATGGTCGCCCCCAAGGGTCCCGGACACATCGTGCGGCGCATGTACGAGGAAGGGAGCGGCGTGCCCTCGCTGGTAGCCGTGCACCAGGACTACACGGGGAATGCGCTGGCCACCGGCCTCGCCTACGCCAGGGGCCTGGGGGCTACCCGTGCCGGCGTGATCAGGACCACCTTCGAGGAGGAGACGGAGACCGACCTTTTCGGCGAGCAGTGCGTGCTCTGCGGGGGGGTCACCGAACTCGTCCGTGCCGGTTTCGACACCCTGGTCGAAGCGGGATACCAGCCGGAGATCGCCTACTTCGAGTGCCTGCACGAACTCAAGCTCATCGTGGACCTCATCTACGAGAGGGGCATCTCGTACATGCGCTACTCCATCAGCGACACGGCCGAGTACGGCGACCTCACGCGTGGCCGACGCATCATAACGGAGGAGACGCGCCAGGAGATGCGCAACATCCTCGAGGAGATCGTGAGCGGGAAGTTCGCGGGCGAATGGATCCTGGAAAACCAGGCGGGGCGCCCGGCCTACAACGCCCTGCGCCGCCGGGACGCTGAGCACCTCATCGAGTCGGTGGGGCGCGAGCTGCGCTCCATGATGAGCTGGCTCCCGCAGGAGTAA
- a CDS encoding alanine--glyoxylate aminotransferase family protein has protein sequence MIRKEYLMTPGPTPIPHQVSLVQAEPIIHHRTPAYTELFVRMVEGMKKVLLTEGDVLTFAASGTGAMEGAVSNCFSPGDRVLVAAGGKFGQRFGEIAKVFKLEVESYDYPWDEAADPAVIARYLEEKPDIKGVFVTHSETSTGVVNDIAAIGEVVKDTPAILVVDSISGAGALELRTDAWNVDVLVTGSQKALMTPPGLAVAAVSPKAWELVKKAESPAYYFCFLKARKKYDSDNPESPYTPPVSLVKAMSTAVDLLLEEGLEEAWERHRVLAMCTRAAVHAMGLELFPKELERAYAVTAVKAPQGISGGDIVKHMNRVHGVIIAGGQDRLKGKIFRIGHVGYYNFLDMAVAITALEMTLADLGFSFQLGSGVAAAEKVYLEMTSSAGE, from the coding sequence ATGATACGCAAGGAATACCTGATGACGCCAGGACCAACGCCCATCCCACACCAGGTGAGCCTGGTCCAGGCCGAGCCCATCATCCACCACCGCACTCCGGCCTATACCGAGCTGTTCGTGCGCATGGTGGAGGGGATGAAGAAGGTCCTCTTGACCGAAGGCGATGTGCTCACCTTCGCGGCCTCGGGGACCGGGGCCATGGAGGGCGCGGTCTCCAACTGCTTCAGCCCCGGCGATCGCGTACTGGTGGCGGCGGGAGGCAAATTCGGCCAGCGCTTCGGCGAGATAGCCAAGGTCTTCAAGCTGGAGGTGGAGTCCTACGATTACCCCTGGGATGAAGCGGCCGACCCGGCGGTCATAGCGCGTTACCTGGAGGAGAAGCCGGACATCAAGGGGGTGTTCGTGACCCACAGCGAAACCTCCACCGGCGTGGTCAACGACATCGCGGCCATTGGAGAGGTGGTCAAAGACACGCCGGCCATCCTGGTGGTCGATTCCATCAGCGGCGCGGGCGCCCTGGAGCTGCGCACCGACGCCTGGAACGTCGACGTCCTGGTCACCGGCTCCCAGAAGGCCCTAATGACCCCGCCCGGCCTGGCGGTGGCCGCGGTAAGCCCCAAGGCGTGGGAACTGGTGAAAAAGGCCGAGTCGCCGGCGTACTACTTCTGCTTCCTGAAGGCGCGTAAGAAGTATGATTCCGACAACCCGGAGTCGCCCTACACCCCGCCCGTCAGCCTGGTCAAGGCCATGTCCACTGCCGTCGACTTGCTGCTCGAGGAGGGCCTGGAGGAGGCCTGGGAGAGACACCGTGTCCTGGCCATGTGCACCCGGGCCGCGGTGCATGCCATGGGGTTGGAGCTCTTTCCCAAGGAACTGGAGCGCGCCTATGCGGTGACGGCGGTGAAGGCGCCGCAGGGCATCAGCGGGGGGGACATCGTCAAGCACATGAACCGCGTGCACGGCGTGATCATCGCCGGGGGGCAGGACAGACTCAAAGGCAAGATCTTCCGCATCGGCCACGTGGGGTACTACAACTTCCTGGACATGGCCGTAGCCATAACCGCCCTGGAGATGACCCTGGCTGACCTGGGTTTTTCTTTCCAGCTGGGCTCGGGCGTGGCGGCTGCGGAGAAGGTATACTTGGAGATGACGTCCTCAGCGGGGGAGTGA